From a single Nicotiana tabacum cultivar K326 chromosome 8, ASM71507v2, whole genome shotgun sequence genomic region:
- the LOC107777554 gene encoding WUSCHEL-related homeobox 11 isoform X2 translates to MEDEAQDSTSSNQSNSTRSNSERNEPVRSRWNPKPEQILILESIFNSGMVNPPKDETVRIRKILEQFGAVGDANVFYWFQNRRSRSRRRQRQIQASLNATNENSRSGGEQAANCSSGCAIQFGPSSISFPMAAPSNYLVLGSSSSSCGGDMGNNANDGTNGLFPFSGQMGLPEIEQNSSVSSILCSPADNANLHYQTGFITVFINGVATEVPRGPLDMNSMFGQENLALYHSSGVPLPVNEYGFVVQSLQHGESYFLVSRPA, encoded by the exons ATGGAAGATGAAGCGCAAGACTCTACCTCATCAAACCAGTCTAATTCAACCCGGTCTAATTCCGAAAGAAATGAACCGGTGAGATCAAGGTGGAATCCAAAGCCGGAACAAATCCTAATACTTGAGTCAATCTTCAATAGTGGAATGGTAAATCCACCAAAAGATGAGACGGTGAGAATACGAAAAATTCTGGAGCAATTTGGCGCTGTTGGAGATGCAAATGTCTTCTACTGGTTTCAAAACCGCCGCTCAAGGTCTCGCCGTCGTCAAAGACAAATTCAGGCGAGTCTTAATGCTACCAACGAGAATAGTAGAAGTGGAGGAGAACAAGCTGCAAACTGTAGTAGTGGCTGTGCAATTCAATTTGGCCCCTCATCCATTTCTTTCCCTATGGCTGCACCTTCCAATTATCTTGTTCTTggttcttcttcgtcttcttgtGGAGGAGATATGGGAAATAATGCAAATGATGGTACTAATGGCCTCTTCCCTTTTTCTGGTCAAATGGGTCTTCCGGAAATCGAGCAAAACTCTTCTGTTAGCTCAATTTTGTGCTCACCAGCAGACAATGCTAACTTGCACTACCAAACTG GGTTTATCACAGTTTTTATTAATGGAGTAGCGACAGAGGTGCCAAGGGGACCACTTGACATGAATTCTATGTTCGGCCAAGAAAACTTGGCTTTGTATCATTCCTCTGGGGTGCCACTGCCAGTTAATGAATATGGCTTTGTAGTTCAGAGTTTGCAGCATGGTGAAAGCTACTTCCTG GTTTCAAGACCAGCTTAA
- the LOC107777554 gene encoding WUSCHEL-related homeobox 11 isoform X1: MEDEAQDSTSSNQSNSTRSNSERNEPVRSRWNPKPEQILILESIFNSGMVNPPKDETVRIRKILEQFGAVGDANVFYWFQNRRSRSRRRQRQIQASLNATNENSRSGGEQAANCSSGCAIQFGPSSISFPMAAPSNYLVLGSSSSSCGGDMGNNANDGTNGLFPFSGQMGLPEIEQNSSVSSILCSPADNANLHYQTGAEVVCVSGFITVFINGVATEVPRGPLDMNSMFGQENLALYHSSGVPLPVNEYGFVVQSLQHGESYFLVSRPA; encoded by the exons ATGGAAGATGAAGCGCAAGACTCTACCTCATCAAACCAGTCTAATTCAACCCGGTCTAATTCCGAAAGAAATGAACCGGTGAGATCAAGGTGGAATCCAAAGCCGGAACAAATCCTAATACTTGAGTCAATCTTCAATAGTGGAATGGTAAATCCACCAAAAGATGAGACGGTGAGAATACGAAAAATTCTGGAGCAATTTGGCGCTGTTGGAGATGCAAATGTCTTCTACTGGTTTCAAAACCGCCGCTCAAGGTCTCGCCGTCGTCAAAGACAAATTCAGGCGAGTCTTAATGCTACCAACGAGAATAGTAGAAGTGGAGGAGAACAAGCTGCAAACTGTAGTAGTGGCTGTGCAATTCAATTTGGCCCCTCATCCATTTCTTTCCCTATGGCTGCACCTTCCAATTATCTTGTTCTTggttcttcttcgtcttcttgtGGAGGAGATATGGGAAATAATGCAAATGATGGTACTAATGGCCTCTTCCCTTTTTCTGGTCAAATGGGTCTTCCGGAAATCGAGCAAAACTCTTCTGTTAGCTCAATTTTGTGCTCACCAGCAGACAATGCTAACTTGCACTACCAAACTG GTGCTGAAGTAGTATGTGTTTCAGGGTTTATCACAGTTTTTATTAATGGAGTAGCGACAGAGGTGCCAAGGGGACCACTTGACATGAATTCTATGTTCGGCCAAGAAAACTTGGCTTTGTATCATTCCTCTGGGGTGCCACTGCCAGTTAATGAATATGGCTTTGTAGTTCAGAGTTTGCAGCATGGTGAAAGCTACTTCCTG GTTTCAAGACCAGCTTAA